Proteins co-encoded in one Acanthopagrus latus isolate v.2019 chromosome 10, fAcaLat1.1, whole genome shotgun sequence genomic window:
- the zgc:92429 gene encoding cysteine and histidine-rich domain-containing protein 1, giving the protein MTLLCYNKGCGLNFEPDKNKDDSCLFHPGVPIFHDALKGWSCCRKRTTDFSEFLSIKGCTRGRHSNVKPLEPLRPEVSSDKGGNKHTNNQEIIYQGPKSAEKLQRERPSSEEPRIKLPHKVSASLVQALEKLDLNKKAEQEKKESQIVMPGTRCKNSGCKTAYQGPETDMEVCTHHPGGPVFHEGYKYWSCCCIKTTDFNAFLDQKGCTTGKHRWIPKQDKKKVACRHDWHQTENNVVVTIYAKNANPDMSCIEANQTVLSCQIQFEDNKIFKREFHFWGVVNVKQSSVNMVPSKVEVTLRKADQVAWGKLEDPNYKPEPEPEEEAKTTEAVQQDWDIEDDDISDSDDDWAYDTPENRRLRKAREEKVLTEEELKKNEEAMKKNEEEIKNLQMKAVEMEIKKAAEEREKAEEEKRRVAEQRKREEAGEYEDMPELE; this is encoded by the exons ATGACTCTGCTGTGCTACAACAAAGGCTGTGGACTCAATTTTGAGCCTGACAAGAACAAAGATG ATTCCTGCCTCTTCCATCCAGGTGTTCCCATCTTCCACGATGCTCTGAAG GGTTGGTCCTGCTGTCGGAAAAGGACGACGGACTTCTCAGAGTTTCTCTCCATCAAG GGCTGCACCCGCGGGCGCCACAGCAACGTCAAGCCCCTGGAGCCTCTGAGGCCGGAGGTGTCATCGGACAAAGGCGGGaataaacacaccaacaaccaGGAAATCATCTACCAGGGACCCAAGTCTgcagagaagctgcagcggGAGAGACCCAG ctcagaGGAGCCCAGAATCAAACTGCCTCACAAAGTGTCAGCGTCTCTGGTTCAGGCGCTGGAGAAACTGGACCTCAACAAGAAGGCCGAGCAGGAGAAGAAAG aGAGTCAGATAGTCATGCCGGGGACTCGCTGCAAGAACTCAGGATGTAAAACG gctTATCAGGGCCCAGAGACGGACATGGAGGTCTGCACCCATCACCCCGGAGGCCCCGTCTTCCACGAGGG GTATAAAtactggagctgctgctgcataaAGACGACAGATTTCAACGCCTTCCTCGACCAGAAGGGCTGCACCACGGGGAAACACCGCTGGATCCCGAAGCAG GACAAGAAGAAGGTGGCGTGTCGACATGACTGGCACCAGACGGAAAATAATGTCGTCGTAACAATTTACGCCAAGAACGCAAACCCAGACATGTCCTGCATAGAGGCCAACCAGACGGTG CTCTCGTGTCAAATCCAGTTTGAAGACAATAAGATTTTCAAGAGAGAGTTCCACTTCTGGGGC GTGGTGAATGTCAAACAGAGCTCGGTCAACATGGTGCCGTCCAAAGTGGAGGTCACCCTCCGCAAGGCCGACCAGGTGGCCTGGGGCAAACTGGAAGACCCCAACTACAAACCTGAGCCCgagccagaggaggaggccAAAACCACAGAGGCGGTCCAGCAGGACTGGGACATCGAGGACGACGACATCAGCGACTCGGACGACGACTGGGCCTACGACACGCCGGAGAACAGACGGCTGAGGAAGGCCCGCGAGGAGAAGGTCCTGAccgaggaggagctgaagaagaacgAGGAGGCGATGAAGAAGAACGAGGAGGAGATCAAGAACTTGCAGATGAAAGCGGTGGAGATGGAGATAAAAAAGGcggcggaggagagagagaaggcggaggaggagaagaggagagtggcggagcagaggaagagggaggaggcggGAGAGTACGAAGACATGCCAGAACTCGAGTAG